One genomic region from Henningerozyma blattae CBS 6284 chromosome 2, complete genome encodes:
- the TBLA0B05730 gene encoding uncharacterized protein, whose translation MNNEISGTPKPIFRNRFTYIVYEYSHTWYFQLTIILTLFNIVAGICYNKARINHNYSETSLYTVKIVIVFSSAFTLLFGLITSILNIISRTTNVNQLVKLKFLTEMKRINPGSNQLLWNQLTLNINTFIYNENYWNTPYFFYDKNSAMKYFYEFAINPYMIDLDELSELEKKTSYYRMLSCMTRENLGLEDIIATVRKQYFNEIGRGITGS comes from the coding sequence ATGAATAACGAAATTAGTGGAACTCCGAAGCCCATTTTTAGAAATCGCTTCACATATATTGTGTATGAATATTCACATACCTGGTATTTCCAACTCACAATTATACTTACACTATTTAATATAGTTGCTGGTATTTGCTACAATAAGGCTCGAATAAATCATAATTATTCAGAGACTAGCCTTTATACTGTCAAGATTGTTATTGTATTTTCTTCAGCCtttacattattatttggtttAATAACAAGCATTCTCAATATAATATCGCGTACAACAAATGTAAACCAATTAGTTAAACTGAAGTTTCTAACAGAGATGAAGCGTATCAATCCTGGGTCAAATCAACTTTTGTGGAATCAATTGACTTTAAACATCAATACATTTATTTACAATGAGAATTATTGGAATACTCCGTATTTCTTTTATGATAAAAACTCAGccatgaaatatttttatgaGTTTGCTATCAATCCGTATATGATTGACTTGGATGAATTATcagaattagaaaagaaaacaagCTATTATAGAATGTTGAGTTGCATGACTCGAGAAAATCTAGGTTTAGAAGATATCATCGCAACAGTTAgaaaacaatattttaatgagATTGGTAGAGGTATAACCGGTTCTTAG
- the TBLA0B05740 gene encoding uncharacterized protein (similar to Saccharomyces cerevisiae YHR159W; ancestral locus Anc_5.87), protein MEVQDNINKHQTPLPQNTTSYETDHGEEGHAKQETNKNSPSLGASLFDEFISKGDKNLQVDTSSSNFLDSVISKDTKHVHHTEIDSDAGEKKSVSPANRNGMSPLLSNKLDQSKQQIRVNHSHNVSGSSLGSNSSTTHRTTSQGQQHQLLTPVRISDDDHPLKEKDLQSANLNSIPHRASRSGTINKRKSLIKPVAVIESNDDNISFSNTDSRISNKNSNNPNLSHTVPIGTINSTLTGNLTYDDSLMMHTRTHSRDTSINSAAGEINPLDISVLLQNLASKEIELMESKHRIEDLKKQIHMENQLYLKKSNELNELKLKVSKHINSPIQNLNSTFSNFSLTPTPTQLQPQISHTHPSIPESDESQNSNKKPLSFIEDSNNTNGINFNINGSTENKRVSVGRFISSGGNNNIDMNHNSSNTNSIAPINVDHLSLHAQETPSKIKSTADFHNIPTPPSLQTEQKFSGNNVKPTASNNTEKTSMWSKPFSMFYQFDQRMQKELQKSLDWDDTSTSNSPVPSRGASATPIANINETLNPIPNTSTNNENNPIKTMDSIPPSRFANDLKMTVSNDPSFDQYFDNVQNENNLNISKQRDESKSNTVTGSIWRIVSGVKSGLSKPNSNDTTGLISQSEDSSDHNILNELKPIDHLSLIVHNSDLKFPTKSTDEKLQPANEELHTSNETEGNDLHKHIVKNSELEGQELMRRRKKKVIEMVDF, encoded by the coding sequence ATGGAAGTACaagataatataaataagcATCAAACCCCATTACCGCAAAATACTACAAGTTATGAGACGGATCATGGTGAAGAGGGCCATGCCAAGCAGGAAAccaataaaaattctccATCTTTAGGGGCCTCCTTATTCGATGAGTTCATATCAAAAGGTGACAAAAATCTACAGGTAGATACCAgttcttctaatttcttAGATTCAGTCATATCGAAGGATACAAAACATGTGCATCATACTGAAATAGACTCTGATGCAGGGGAAAAGAAATCAGTATCGCCTGCAAATAGAAATGGCATGTCGCCTCTGCTGTCTAATAAACTAGACCAATCAAAACAGCAAATTCGCGTAAATCATAGTCATAATGTATCAGGTTCATCGTTGGgttcaaattcatcaacAACACACAGAACGACATCCCAAGGTCAACAAcatcaattattaacaCCAGTTAGAATATCGGATGATGATCATcctttaaaagaaaaagatttacAATCTGCAAATCTAAATAGTATACCTCATAGAGCTTCACGATCAGGAACTATTAATAAGAGAAAATCACTGATTAAACCAGTAGCAGTTATCGAatcaaatgatgataatatttctttttcaaatacaGATTCTAGaatatctaataaaaatagcaaCAATCCAAACCTTAGCCACACTGTTCCAATTGGAACTATTAATTCAACCTTGACGGGAAACTTAACCTATGATGATTCTCTCATGATGCATACAAGAACACATTCAAGAGATACTAGTATAAATTCTGCTGCTGGTGAAATTAATCCATTAGATATTAGTGTTTTGTTACAAAACTTAGCTTCAAAGGAGATAGAGTTGATGGAATCAAAGCATCGaattgaagatttaaaaaagcAGATTCATATGGAAAAccaattatatttgaaaaaatcaaatgaGTTAAATGAGCTAAAACTGAAAGTTAGTAAGCATATCAATAGTCCGATTCAAAATCTAAATTCaacattttctaatttttcactgACACCTACACCTACTCAACTTCAACCTCAGATTTCACATACTCATCCATCAATACCAGAATCAGATGAAAGCCAGAACTCTAATAAGAAACCATTGAGTTTTATAGAAGACTCGAATAATACTAATGGCATCAATTTCAACATCAATGGTTCTACTGAGAACAAAAGAGTTTCCGTTGGTAGATTTATTTCTTCTGGaggaaataataatattgatatgaACCATAATTCATCTAATACTAATAGCATAGCACCAATAAACGTTGATCATTTATCTCTTCATGCTCAAGAAACTccttcaaaaataaaatcaacGGCAGATTTTCACAATATACCAACACCACCTTCCCTGCAAACTGAACAAAAATTTTCAGGTAATAATGTCAAACCTACAgcatcaaataatacagAAAAAACTTCCATGTGGAGTAAACCATTTAGCATGTTTTATCAATTCGATCAGAGAATGCAAaaagaattacaaaaatcTCTAGATTGGGATGATACTTCAACTTCTAATTCACCTGTTCCTTCAAGAGGTGCTTCAGCAACTCCTATTGCAAATATCAATGAAACTCTGAATCCCATTCCAAATACTAGtactaataatgaaaacaaCCCCATTAAAACCATGGATAGCATACCTCCTTCAAGATTTGCAAACGATCTAAAAATGACAGTCTCAAATGATCCGTCTTTTGACCAATACTTTGATAATGTCCAAAacgaaaataatttaaatatttcaaagcAGCGAGATGAAAGCAAGTCTAATACTGTTACGGGCTCTATATGGAGAATTGTAAGTGGCGTTAAATCAGGCTTATCTAAGCCAAATAGTAACGACACAACTGGCTTAATTTCACAATCCGAAGATTCAAGTGACCATAAcatattaaatgaattaaagcCAATCGATCATTTAAGTTTAATAGTTCATAATTCAGATCTTAAATTTCCTACCAAATCTACTGATGAAAAACTACAGCCTGCCAATGAAGAATTACACACTTCTAATGAAACTGAAGGTAATGATCTTCATAAACATATTGTAAAAAATTCAGAGCTAGAAGGACAAGAGTTGATgagaagaagaaagaaaaaagttaTTGAGATGGTTGACTTTTAG
- the PEX21 gene encoding Pex21p (similar to Saccharomyces cerevisiae PEX21 (YGR239C) and PEX18 (YHR160C); ancestral locus Anc_5.86) codes for MNSSCNDNINTVNLFNSKLRNPLTLNEGIKNTNSQAYLSYNPIESKFLHNTDYLEKNPQLDNHRPKEINAVPIQRQHFEPHSATNESNNADLSSQWIQEFSNIKVKDPLEFDDSYKKLYAQYENSQRSSNTMVLQNKKDCQLYRNINKQNFHHHMVSKLGYSNTNSQLDQQFNNQFKLVESQLANDLKLNSSSRIDKKPELSASDKEFQQIATEITGSLMNYTEEDISFETKKIREFKIYVFNAKYKRWNSCISIN; via the coding sequence ATGAATTCATCATGCAATGATAATATCAACACGGTAAACCTTTTCAACAGTAAACTACGAAACCCTTTGACTTTGAATGAAGGCataaaaaatactaattcACAAGCTTATCTGTCATACAACCCAATTGAATCTAAATTTCTTCATAACACAGACTATTTAGAAAAGAATCCTCAATTAGATAACCATCGaccaaaagaaataaacGCTGTTCCAATTCAAAGACAACATTTTGAACCACATTCAGCAACTAATGAGTCCAACAATGCGGATTTAAGCTCTCAATGGATTCaagaattttctaatataaaAGTTAAAGATCCATTAGAGTTTGATGACTCTTACAAGAAGCTTTATGCTCAATATGAGAATTCTCAGAGAAGTTCCAACACAATGGTActacaaaacaaaaaggaTTGTCAATTATACCGGAACATAAATAAGCAAAATTTTCACCATCATATGGTTTCAAAATTAGGCTATTCTAATACTAATAGTCAATTAGACCAGCAATTTAATAACCAGTTTAAATTAGTAGAATCACAATTAGctaatgatttaaaattaaattcttccTCAAGAATTGATAAAAAACCAGAACTAAGTGCTAGtgataaagaatttcaaCAAATTGCAACTGAAATTACAGGTTCGCTTATGAATTATACTGAAGAAGATATTTCCtttgaaacaaaaaaaattagagaattcaaaatttatgTCTTTAATGCAAAGTATAAGCGATGGAACAGTTGTATTTCCATCAACTGA